From Paenibacillus graminis:
GGTACATAGCGCCCGTATCAACATAAATGTAGGACAGCTTCCTGGCTACCAATCGGGCTACAGTGCTCTTGCCTGCCCCGGCAGGTCCGTCGATGGCGACGTTAATTCTGTCGTAAGTATGTGCACCCTGCCTATCCAACGGGGCATTCCTCCTCAAACACTCTTTCAGTTAGCAAAAAAGTTTGCTGTTATTATCAAGAAAAAAGCAGGCATTGCCTGCGACTTATAAAATTATACCACAGTTTATAACTCAGTGCAAAATGGCACAGAGGGTTTTATACAGAAAAAAGTGTCTGTTTTCGCCTTTTTTGTCCCTTTCACCGGTTGCGGAAATCGAACTGGCGCTCAAAACAGTACCGGATAATTTTTTGCCGCTCCGAATCTGTAATGGATGCGAATTTCAGCATCACCAGATTGCGGCCGGTTTCCAAAGTCTTGATCCGCACGATCTCACCTTCGAAGTTCACATGCTCCGTGCTGCCGTTCCGGTAGGGAATCATTAGCCAGCAGAAGAGCTTCCCTCCTACCTCAAGCTGTACCTTAGCATCGCTCAGAAATGAAGTTCCGCCGCCCCCGATATCTTCAGTACGCACCAGAAAACGGCTGCCGAGGGCATCTTTTACCGCCAGTTCAAGCTCGGCATTCACCCGGAAGAAGCTGCGGCGCTGAATTTTGAAGATGGAATCTGCCGCCGGTTTTCTTATTTTGACCATACGGATCACATCTTCTTTGAAGCCAATGACATGGGTATTAAAATAATTTTTGATCCCGCCCTCTGTGAGAAAATAGACGGAGAGCTCGTCCCCGATAAACAGCTTTTTCAGCCTTCCGTTGTTTTCCTGCATCGGGACTTCAATCAGAAAAGCCTCTTCTTCCATTTCTGCAATTCTGGATCTATATTCCACTTCTGCCTCAGCAGCATCGCTTGAAGCAACCTGTATATATAGATATTCGTTGATTTTCGGATACAAGCCTGTCACCGCCACATGATTAAGTTATTAATTCTAAAGCTGATTATAGCATGGAGGTTAAATACCTGGTGAGAAATATTATTCCGGTTTTGAATCACACCAAAAAGGCGCATTCCATAACGGACTGCCCCTTCATGATTGATCAACGTATTATACGGAACAAATTATTTATCCTGTGCCCCTGAGGAGGTTCTGATCTCTTCCACCGCTTCCTCATGGCCGTCTGCCGCATTTAAGTAAATCCGGTACTGCGAGCCGTTGATTCTGCCTCCGAACTCATAGGTCAATACCTCTTCGGCATCTTCATTTTCAATCAAGGCCAGCCTGTTGTACATCTCTTTGAATTCCGGATGCAGCACTTTGCGGGCAGCGGCCAGTGTCATCCCCGGTTTGGGAATCTTCCGCTTCTCCTGCCGTTCACGGACATAATCGCTTGCCTGAAAACCTGTGGCATCCCCGGTATCCAATCCAACGCGGACAGTTATTTTCTCCGGATAGATCAGTACCCCGTCACGGCTTGTTACAAAGGTCAGGTTGCCCAAATTATCGTATCTGTCTGCACTTACAGCCGTCATGCTCGGATACCCTTTTTGCTCCAGGAAGGCCCCCGCTTTGGCAACGGCCTGTTTCATCGAGACTTGAGCCGGACCGACGCTTCGGTTGTCATTATAGGAGATCAGCAGTCCACCCTCCACAGTAAAATCCATACTGATCGGCTGTTGGTGATTCTGGCTTGAAACCGTAGCGGTATAGGATGCCCACTCGGTTCCCTTGCCGTTCTCCTTAACTTCTACATTCGCATTCCTGCCGATATCGGCAAATTTGAGCGCTTTGCGTTTCACATCTTCGGCTGTAACCGGCTTGCCTCCCAGCTTTTTCACAGACCGTTTATCATAAATGCTGGCTACAGAAGGTCCATAATCCAGTTCAGGATAAGCAGCCACCCGTTTGTCCACCGTTTTAAAGCCGTCGATAATCGTGTTATCTTCCGCCTTATCCTCTGTTGCCAGTGCAGATTCTACGTCCATCCAGCGGAGCCTGCTCGTGATGACTTTGTTCTGTACCTCCTGCAGATCCTTGGAGATTTCACCCGAGTTCTTATAGAGCGCCTTTAAATTGCCAATTTCATTGTCAGTGAGCGGTTTCTTGGTAAAATCGCGCACCGCAGCCTTGTAGGAGAAGTTGGCGATTTTTGATAAAAACTCCTCTGTTTCACTGAATGGCAGCAGGGTTAGCGGCAGCTGATTGATCTCATTTTGCGCTTCACTGGTCAACCGCCAGACATTCACAAGACCTTTGCGGTGCATATCATTCGAAGTACTGTTAACAGCCAGAGTATTCCCAAGCTCCCCGTGCAGCTGCTCCACGTGATAGGAGAGGTCATGAAAGGCCCGCTGGTACTGGTT
This genomic window contains:
- the ypeB gene encoding germination protein YpeB, with the translated sequence MYKRLSALMFPITALLLVGALVWGYQENQEKNSILIKAENQYQRAFHDLSYHVEQLHGELGNTLAVNSTSNDMHRKGLVNVWRLTSEAQNEINQLPLTLLPFSETEEFLSKIANFSYKAAVRDFTKKPLTDNEIGNLKALYKNSGEISKDLQEVQNKVITSRLRWMDVESALATEDKAEDNTIIDGFKTVDKRVAAYPELDYGPSVASIYDKRSVKKLGGKPVTAEDVKRKALKFADIGRNANVEVKENGKGTEWASYTATVSSQNHQQPISMDFTVEGGLLISYNDNRSVGPAQVSMKQAVAKAGAFLEQKGYPSMTAVSADRYDNLGNLTFVTSRDGVLIYPEKITVRVGLDTGDATGFQASDYVRERQEKRKIPKPGMTLAAARKVLHPEFKEMYNRLALIENEDAEEVLTYEFGGRINGSQYRIYLNAADGHEEAVEEIRTSSGAQDK
- a CDS encoding flagellar brake protein yields the protein MYPKINEYLYIQVASSDAAEAEVEYRSRIAEMEEEAFLIEVPMQENNGRLKKLFIGDELSVYFLTEGGIKNYFNTHVIGFKEDVIRMVKIRKPAADSIFKIQRRSFFRVNAELELAVKDALGSRFLVRTEDIGGGGTSFLSDAKVQLEVGGKLFCWLMIPYRNGSTEHVNFEGEIVRIKTLETGRNLVMLKFASITDSERQKIIRYCFERQFDFRNR